In the genome of candidate division Zixibacteria bacterium HGW-Zixibacteria-1, the window GATACTGGCCGCCGCAGGGAGAATGGCTTCAGCCGGCCGGTACCGAAGAGGGGCGGTTGATGCAGGCTTTGAGTTCGGCGGCACCGATGCCGGAACGGCATCACCAGCTGCCGGCGGCACCGATCGAACACTTTGCCGAAGAAATCGGAAGGGCCGTGCGAACGGAACTTTTTCCTTTCGTAAACTGCCGGATCTGCCTTGAGCCGGGCCGATGGATCTGCAACGACGCCATGCATATCCTCATCCGCGTGGTGGACAAGAAGGCGGATGACATTATCATCACCGATGCCGGGACAAATGCGATCGGATGGGAGCGGTTTGAGACCGATTATTTTCCGGTTATCAACCTGACCCACCCCGATTTGACAGAGCATCAGGTTTATATCCTCGGCTCACTCTGCACGCCGCATGATGTCTGGGGTTACAGCTATTTCGGAGAGAAAATTGAGCCGGGCGATTATTTGCTGATTCCGACCCAGGGAGCATATACCTACAGCCTGCGTCAGAATTTCATCAAGCCTCTTCCCGGCACGGCCATAATTTAGTAATAAATCGATACAAAATACAAGCCGTCCGAATATCCTTCGGGCGGCTTTATTATTATTGTGACACGGTTACTTTTTTATTCCGAGAACATCAAACATAAAAGCGTACTCAAACGCAATTTCCTGAATTCTCTGATAACGTCCAGACACACCGGCATGCCCTGCCCCCATGGTGGTTTTAAGCAGCAGGCGATTTTTGTCGGTTTTCATGGCTCTCAGTTTGGCCGTCCATTTAGCCGGTTCCCAGTACTGCACCCGCGTGTCATTGAGCCCGGCCGTAATCAGGATATCCGGATAAGCCATGGCCCTGACATTGTCATACGGACTGTATGACATCATATAGTCATAGTCGGGTTCCTGATTGGGATTGCCCCATTCCTCGTATTCGAAAACGGTCAGCGGGATTGATTCATCAAGCATCGTATTGACAACATCCACGAACGGAACATCGGCCACGGCCGCTTTGAACAGATCGGGCCTCATATTTAAAACGACGCCGACCAGCAGACCGCCGGCGCTGCCGCCGCCGATAATCAATTTATCGCTGGAGGTGTACTTTTCATTTATCATGTGCTCGGCGCAGGCGATAAAATCGGTGAAGGTATTCATTTTCTTGAGCATTTTACCATCATCATACCAGTACCGGCCCATCTCGCCGCCGCCGCGTACCTGGGCGATAGCATAAACAAAACCGCGGTCAAGCAGGCTAACACGGGCCACCGAGAACCATGGATCGGTGCTGATTCCATAGGAGCCGTAGCCATACAGCATGCACGGGTTTGTACCATCCATGACGAGGCCTTTCCGGTAAACGATCGAAATCGGCACCATGGCCGAATCATCCGTTTCGGCGAAGACACGCTCAATCTGATAATCATCGGGATTATATCCGCCCAGCACTTCTTTCCGTTTTTTGAGTTCGCGCTCCCTCGTATCCATATCGTAATCATAAACGGAATTGGGTGTCACCATCGACTCATAAGTAAACCGCAGGATATTCGTATTGAAATCCGGGTTATTGTTCTGGTAAACGGAATAGGACTGCTCCGGATAAGCGATATTATGTTCTTCGCCGGTTTTCAGATTTCTTATGAGGATTATCGGCAGGCCGCCCTGGCGGGCATATACTACCAGATGATCCTTAAAGACTTCGTAATCGTCAAGTTTCACCGACAGACTGTGCGGGATGACTTCCTTCCAGAACTTGCGGTCGAGTTTTGTGTCGGAAGTCATCATCAGCTTGAAATTTTTCGCATCGTTGTCATTGGTCAGGATATATAAGTCATTCCCATGGCTCTCAACAGCATATTTCATGTCCTGCTGACGGGGATGAACCAGCCTGAACTCGCCGGTCGGATTGTCGGCCTCGAGAATACGCATCTCCGAGGTCGTCTTATTCCCGAAAACCATGATCAGGAATTTTTTGTTTTTGGTCTTGGCGATATCCATCCAGAATCCGTCATCCGGCTCATGATATACCAGCACGTCGTTCTTCGGGTCCTCGCCGAGTTTATGCCGGAAGAGTTTATAGGGGCGCCAGATTTCATCATAGATAGTATAAAATACGGTTTTATTGTCGTTGGCCCATTGCAGCGAATTGGAGGCGTCTTTGATCGTATCGGGCAATATTCCGCCTGTTTCCAGATTCTTGAAAAAGATAT includes:
- a CDS encoding oligopeptidase B (PtrB; oligopeptidase that cleaves peptide bonds following arginine and lysine residues), with the translated sequence MSANNCTSEPKPPVAVKVVHADTVLTHERVDNYFWLRDKENPDVIAYLETENAYTEQMMKHTKALQESLYDEILGRIKETDLSVPVKEDDYYYYSRTEEGKQYAIYCRKKGSLEAEEEILLDVNKLAEGKDFYSLDAFVVSPDHKLLAYAADEHGNEHYNIFFKNLETGGILPDTIKDASNSLQWANDNKTVFYTIYDEIWRPYKLFRHKLGEDPKNDVLVYHEPDDGFWMDIAKTKNKKFLIMVFGNKTTSEMRILEADNPTGEFRLVHPRQQDMKYAVESHGNDLYILTNDNDAKNFKLMMTSDTKLDRKFWKEVIPHSLSVKLDDYEVFKDHLVVYARQGGLPIILIRNLKTGEEHNIAYPEQSYSVYQNNNPDFNTNILRFTYESMVTPNSVYDYDMDTRERELKKRKEVLGGYNPDDYQIERVFAETDDSAMVPISIVYRKGLVMDGTNPCMLYGYGSYGISTDPWFSVARVSLLDRGFVYAIAQVRGGGEMGRYWYDDGKMLKKMNTFTDFIACAEHMINEKYTSSDKLIIGGGSAGGLLVGVVLNMRPDLFKAAVADVPFVDVVNTMLDESIPLTVFEYEEWGNPNQEPDYDYMMSYSPYDNVRAMAYPDILITAGLNDTRVQYWEPAKWTAKLRAMKTDKNRLLLKTTMGAGHAGVSGRYQRIQEIAFEYAFMFDVLGIKK